In the Clostridium cellulovorans 743B genome, TACTAGATGATATTATTCAGAATTATCTAGATAGTAGAAAATAAAACATGTATATTTTGAAGAAAAAATGCTAATAATTATAAATGTTAAAGGAGATTTACTCTCATTAACGTAAGTGACTCTTCACACTTACAAAACCCCCCATCCCCCTTGGGACCGTATTTGCGGTCCCATTACTTTTTTTCTTCTAATTTGATTGAAGAAATCTTATAGTGATAAGAGGTATCTTTAGATGATTTCAGTATTAAATTTAAAATACAGCTTTCTTCTGAATTTTGAGCATTAGGAGTAACAGTTTTAAAATTTAAAATCCAATTAAGTTCACTTATTTCTCCATCTTTATCGTATTTCCTATCTGAAAAGAACCCATCTTGAAAAACAAATCTTTTCCCACTTTTAAAAAGTTTATTTATGACATTATAATCTGATGTTGAGAGAAGGCCTGAGTCAAGTTTTTTGGGAAGTAGAAGTTCTGTATAAGGAAAAGCTTCGATAAATTTTATAAAGGATATAATAGTGTCTCTTCCAGCGAAGGAGGCTTCGTAAGTTCCTGAAACAGATTTAACGTTGTTTAAGAGCATTAAATTGGCATTAAACTTTATATCACCGTTTATAAGATTTCCTGTAAAAACTATCGGCGTTTTATTAGAATATACATTTAAAACTCCTAAAATATTATTTGTAGTTGATAGTAAAGGAATATAATCATTTTCTTCTATAGCAAAAATATGTTGAATAGGTTTTTTTTCATTATAGCCTTGAAGAAGAATCTCTGGGAGATTGTCTCTATTTACATCTAAAAGGATAATTCTCAAATGCCAATAGTTAAGTTGATTTCCTAAGGTGTTAGGAACTTTATCGGGATTTATATGTATATTTTTTGTGTTTGAGGTGATCTGAAGATTGAATTTTCCTTGGTTTGAGCTGATTATAAGGAGTTCGTTATCGCCGTCACCATCAAAATCAGCTTTTACAGCTTCTTCTGGCTTTGAAATGGTAAAGGTTGCTATAGTCTCCTTAGGCTTTGTTATAAAATAAAGGAAAATTAATATTAATGTAAGAATAAGAATTACTGTGTAGTATATATATTTTCTTCTTAGAAACAACACTTTAAACTTCATAAGAGAGCCTCCATATAAATTAGTTAGCAGATAATGCACACTAATATAGATATGAAGTGAAATAAAAAAATAACCCTTTATTTTCTTAAAGGGTTATTTTTTCTATCTAGAAATATTCTTGCTTTTACATTCACCGCATACACCATAAAAATATATTTGATTTGATAATACAGTATAATCTGAAAACTCTGAAACTACGGAATTTAGATTTTCAAAAGATACATTATGTATATCATCAACTC is a window encoding:
- a CDS encoding FG-GAP repeat domain-containing protein produces the protein MKFKVLFLRRKYIYYTVILILTLILIFLYFITKPKETIATFTISKPEEAVKADFDGDGDNELLIISSNQGKFNLQITSNTKNIHINPDKVPNTLGNQLNYWHLRIILLDVNRDNLPEILLQGYNEKKPIQHIFAIEENDYIPLLSTTNNILGVLNVYSNKTPIVFTGNLINGDIKFNANLMLLNNVKSVSGTYEASFAGRDTIISFIKFIEAFPYTELLLPKKLDSGLLSTSDYNVINKLFKSGKRFVFQDGFFSDRKYDKDGEISELNWILNFKTVTPNAQNSEESCILNLILKSSKDTSYHYKISSIKLEEKK